GGTACCCACGCGGCCTGGAGTTGCGATGCATGTTAATACAATTTACCGTTATCCGGCAGGGGTTGAGTTGTTGCAGTTTGTCCACGAAACAGTAGCGTCGGATACCGGCGGTATGTTTTACCGGCGGTTCAGCGGGGATAACGGGAGTACATGGACGGAGTTGGAGAAAGTGTATGAACCTGTTACAAAACCGGAAGGCGATTACCGGTGGGGTGAGACTACGTTTGTGGTAGATCCGAAAAAAAATGTGTTGGTACATTTTTATAATTATCATTTATACCCCGGCGGGTATTTTACGCATCAGGCAAGGAAGTATTACCGTGTGTTCTACAGGATATCGTTTGACGGAGGGAAGACGTTTACCGCTTCAAAACAGGTTATCCAGAAAGGCGGGGATGAGATCCACTGGGCGGATGGCGTGGAGTACGGCAAAAACGGGCTGGGGATATCGTTTTGCCGGCCGGTAATCAACCGTAACGGGCAGTTACTTGTACCTTTAAGGAAAAGCCCGATCGACGAGAAGTATGTGTCAAATAAAGTTATGTTATCCGCCGGGTGTGTTATTGGTACCTGGAAAAATGACGGGCTTGAGTGGGAAACCAGTAAGTTTGTGGTTGTCCCTGAGGAACAATCCACCCGCGGGCTGTACGAACCTGCAATCGAAGTTTTACCGGATGGTAAAGTGTTGATGATCTGCCGCGGGTCAAATGTACAGGCGAAGGATAATATCCCCGGGCGGAAATGGTACGTCCTTTCCTCTGACGGCGGGTATACCTGGAGTGAACCCAATGTTTTGACGTATGATGATAGCAGCAGTTTTTATGCGCCTTCTACAGGCTCGATACTTATCCGCCATTCGGTGAATAAGAAGTTGTACTGGTTCACAAATATTATACCCATGAATTCCGATGGCAACCGTCCTCGGTATCCTCTTCAGGTATGCGAGATTGACGAAGTTACAATT
This genomic interval from Elusimicrobiota bacterium contains the following:
- a CDS encoding sialidase family protein; amino-acid sequence: MEVTKKVLVPTRPGVAMHVNTIYRYPAGVELLQFVHETVASDTGGMFYRRFSGDNGSTWTELEKVYEPVTKPEGDYRWGETTFVVDPKKNVLVHFYNYHLYPGGYFTHQARKYYRVFYRISFDGGKTFTASKQVIQKGGDEIHWADGVEYGKNGLGISFCRPVINRNGQLLVPLRKSPIDEKYVSNKVMLSAGCVIGTWKNDGLEWETSKFVVVPEEQSTRGLYEPAIEVLPDGKVLMICRGSNVQAKDNIPGRKWYVLSSDGGYTWSEPNVLTYDDSSSFYAPSTGSILIRHSVNKKLYWFTNIIPMNSDGNRPRYPLQVCEIDEVTIAVKKETVAVIDDKHEGDSDLLQLSNFKVYEDRESHEFVLTMARIQEKGKELTSPAYEYRIKVY